The following coding sequences are from one Arcobacter nitrofigilis DSM 7299 window:
- a CDS encoding response regulator transcription factor: MSKKLKILLLEDDEILAQTMVQILEQENYAVTLVSDGEEVLEYTYDNKYDLYLFDVNVPLLDGMETLRLLREAQDSTPTFFITAKIDIKSTLKGFDYGCDDYIKKPFDLDELLARIQATLKRKNPVVQYKDITFDLLESRVLKDNTEVTLGSVEKDIFSLLIRNIGMTVDKSSFFDCMNRPSEPALRVLISKLKKVLDLEISNIKGIGYRLEKL; this comes from the coding sequence ATGAGTAAAAAATTAAAAATCTTACTTCTTGAAGATGATGAAATCTTAGCACAAACTATGGTACAGATTTTAGAACAAGAAAACTATGCTGTAACTTTAGTGAGTGATGGGGAAGAGGTTTTAGAATATACCTATGATAATAAGTATGACCTTTATTTATTTGATGTAAATGTTCCTTTACTTGATGGGATGGAGACCTTAAGACTTTTAAGAGAAGCTCAAGACTCTACTCCTACTTTCTTTATCACGGCAAAGATTGATATCAAATCAACTCTTAAAGGCTTTGATTATGGCTGTGATGATTATATTAAAAAGCCATTTGATTTAGATGAACTTTTAGCTCGTATTCAAGCTACTTTAAAGAGAAAAAATCCTGTTGTTCAATATAAAGATATTACTTTCGATTTACTTGAAAGTAGGGTTTTAAAAGATAATACAGAAGTAACACTTGGAAGTGTTGAAAAAGATATTTTTTCTTTACTTATTCGAAATATCGGTATGACTGTTGATAAATCATCATTTTTTGATTGTATGAATAGACCAAGTGAGCCAGCACTTCGAGTTTTGATTAGTAAATTAAAAAAGGTTTTGGATTTAGAAATAAGTAATATCAAAGGTATAGGATATCGACTTGAAAAATTATGA
- a CDS encoding phospholipase A — protein sequence MKKLILLVFLITSIFANEKNDDLYAKAKKFENEHNYKEAMLIYKQIAQQNTKEVKILDKDGANEATLFVDKEKLEEVKATKKVLDPIEDKETRNTLSQMLASSFDLYPYEENYFLPFSYASKSNNDRKHVETVFQLSVKKPISYNFFGLKESINFGYTQTSWWQLYSESSPFRETNYRPEVFVMIPYGKKDKTYLKSLKFGLLHESNGQAGSTSRSWNRIYAQSYFQFSSLFFSPRVWYRIPDGANDDNPDIEDFLGYGDLTFYLPYKTQTFKLLLRNNLKFDDSNKGFAQFNWTFPLFGSKNTFGFVQLSSGYGDSLIDYNHEINRFSFGISLSR from the coding sequence ATGAAAAAATTGATACTACTTGTGTTTTTGATAACATCTATTTTTGCAAATGAAAAAAATGATGACTTATACGCAAAAGCTAAAAAGTTTGAAAATGAACATAACTATAAAGAAGCAATGCTTATATATAAACAAATAGCACAACAAAATACAAAAGAAGTAAAGATATTAGATAAAGATGGAGCAAATGAAGCAACACTATTTGTGGATAAAGAGAAACTAGAAGAAGTAAAAGCGACTAAAAAAGTATTAGACCCAATTGAAGATAAAGAGACAAGAAATACATTATCACAAATGTTGGCTTCTTCTTTTGATCTTTATCCTTATGAAGAAAACTATTTTTTACCATTTTCTTATGCTTCAAAATCAAATAATGATAGAAAGCATGTGGAAACTGTATTTCAATTAAGTGTTAAAAAACCTATTTCTTATAATTTTTTTGGTTTAAAAGAGAGTATAAATTTTGGGTATACCCAAACTTCATGGTGGCAATTATATTCTGAATCTTCTCCTTTTAGGGAGACAAATTATAGACCTGAAGTATTTGTGATGATTCCTTATGGTAAAAAAGACAAAACATATTTAAAATCACTTAAATTTGGTCTTTTACATGAATCAAATGGACAAGCTGGTTCCACATCAAGATCATGGAATAGAATTTATGCCCAAAGTTATTTCCAATTTTCAAGCTTGTTTTTTAGTCCAAGAGTTTGGTATAGAATCCCAGATGGTGCAAATGATGATAATCCGGATATAGAAGATTTTCTTGGATATGGTGATTTAACTTTTTATTTACCATATAAAACACAAACATTTAAACTCTTACTTAGAAATAATCTTAAATTTGATGATTCAAATAAAGGTTTTGCACAATTCAATTGGACTTTTCCTTTATTTGGTTCAAAAAATACCTTTGGATTTGTTCAATTATCTAGTGGTTATGGAGATAGTTTAATAGATTATAACCATGAAATAAACAGATTTAGCTTTGGTATTAGTCTTTCAAGATAA
- a CDS encoding 2-oxoglutarate ferredoxin oxidoreductase subunit beta produces MAFNYDKYLRINKMPTLWCWGCGDGVILKALIRAIDELGWDMNDVCVVSGIGCSGRFSSYMNCNTVHTTHGRAIAYATGIKMANPDKHVICVTGDGDGLAIGGNHTIHGCRRNIDINHIVVNNFIYGLTNSQTSPTTPQGMWTVTMKRGNIDPTFDPCKLAIGAGASFVARESVTEPKKLERLLKNGLSHNGYSFFDIFSNCHINLGRKNKMNSAMANLDWIKDITVPKNKFEKLSDEEKVGKFPTGILKQDEEAKEYTDLYEKVKTAQKNKTAVEF; encoded by the coding sequence ATGGCTTTTAATTATGACAAATATTTACGAATAAATAAAATGCCAACTTTATGGTGTTGGGGTTGTGGTGATGGGGTTATTTTAAAAGCCTTAATTAGAGCTATTGACGAACTTGGTTGGGATATGAATGATGTATGTGTAGTATCAGGAATTGGTTGTTCTGGAAGATTTTCTTCTTATATGAACTGTAATACAGTTCATACAACACATGGAAGAGCAATAGCCTATGCCACAGGTATCAAAATGGCAAATCCAGACAAACATGTTATCTGTGTAACAGGTGATGGGGATGGTCTTGCTATTGGTGGAAATCATACTATTCATGGATGTAGAAGAAATATAGATATAAATCACATAGTTGTAAATAACTTCATCTATGGTCTTACAAACTCACAAACAAGTCCAACAACTCCTCAAGGAATGTGGACAGTTACTATGAAAAGAGGAAATATCGATCCTACTTTTGATCCTTGTAAACTTGCAATTGGGGCTGGAGCTTCTTTTGTGGCAAGGGAGAGTGTAACTGAACCTAAAAAATTAGAAAGACTACTAAAAAATGGTCTAAGTCATAATGGATATAGCTTTTTTGATATCTTTTCAAACTGTCATATAAACTTAGGAAGAAAAAATAAAATGAATTCAGCTATGGCAAATCTTGATTGGATAAAAGATATAACCGTTCCAAAAAATAAATTTGAAAAACTAAGTGATGAAGAAAAAGTTGGAAAATTTCCAACAGGAATTTTAAAACAAGATGAAGAAGCTAAAGAATATACAGACCTATATGAAAAAGTAAAAACAGCTCAAAAAAACAAAACTGCTGTAGAATTTTAA
- a CDS encoding phosphoribosylanthranilate isomerase, with the protein MKVKICGITNLEDALDAINAGADALGFVFYEPSPRYIRPIDAKKIVEQLPPFVQTVGLFVNESSKHINDICKVAHMQLAQIIDDEDTTEFDNLEVTYIKVERIESKEDLENLEDSFKLVDAFVPGFGGEGKRIAIDWFKGLDCSKIILAGGLKAENLKELKGFGFYGVDVSSGVEQSKGKKDNQKMIDFVKVAHEI; encoded by the coding sequence ATGAAAGTAAAAATCTGTGGTATAACAAATCTAGAAGATGCCCTTGATGCTATAAATGCAGGAGCAGATGCTTTAGGATTTGTATTTTATGAACCAAGTCCTAGATACATAAGACCAATTGATGCTAAAAAAATAGTTGAACAACTTCCTCCTTTTGTACAAACAGTAGGACTTTTTGTAAATGAATCATCAAAACATATAAATGACATCTGTAAAGTTGCACATATGCAATTGGCACAAATCATAGATGATGAAGATACAACAGAGTTTGATAATCTTGAAGTAACATACATAAAAGTAGAAAGAATAGAATCAAAAGAAGATTTAGAAAATTTAGAAGATAGTTTTAAATTAGTAGATGCTTTCGTTCCAGGCTTTGGAGGTGAGGGCAAAAGAATAGCTATTGATTGGTTTAAAGGACTTGATTGTTCTAAAATAATACTTGCAGGTGGATTAAAGGCTGAAAATCTAAAGGAGCTAAAAGGTTTTGGCTTTTATGGTGTAGATGTAAGCAGTGGAGTTGAACAAAGCAAAGGAAAAAAAGATAATCAAAAAATGATTGACTTTGTAAAAGTAGCCCATGAAATCTAA
- a CDS encoding 3'-5' exonuclease, with product MKSKKQTLPSNSDIIASKIKKGLNSLDELLKLIESMKNTFFADASLELELLLSNGFPLDIIDDKVLLKTKENQIKDQVFCIVDIETNGSNVNKGQVIEIGAVKLKNGEIIDSYESLVYAKDVPPYIQEVTNITPSMLKDAPVLKTVLEEFKIFLEDDVFVAHDIKFDYRFISESFKKYNLGELHNRKLCTIDLSKRTIEAQRYGLDFLKDLLHIDIDTQHRAYSDALSTTYILKESLSKLPEKILTAEDLIAFSKSDNIINSKNNQAKQNRENKTEKED from the coding sequence ATGAAATCTAAAAAACAAACTCTACCTTCAAATAGTGATATAATTGCATCAAAGATTAAAAAAGGACTAAATAGTTTAGATGAGTTATTAAAGCTAATTGAGTCTATGAAAAATACCTTTTTTGCTGATGCTTCTTTAGAGTTAGAACTTCTTCTCTCAAATGGGTTCCCCCTAGATATTATTGATGATAAAGTACTTTTAAAAACAAAAGAAAACCAAATAAAAGACCAAGTTTTTTGTATCGTAGATATTGAGACAAATGGAAGCAATGTAAATAAAGGTCAAGTCATAGAAATAGGTGCAGTAAAACTTAAAAATGGTGAGATAATAGATAGTTATGAATCCCTAGTTTATGCAAAAGATGTGCCTCCTTATATCCAAGAAGTGACAAATATAACTCCTAGTATGTTAAAAGATGCACCGGTATTAAAAACTGTACTTGAAGAGTTTAAGATATTTTTAGAAGATGATGTTTTTGTTGCCCATGATATAAAATTTGATTATAGATTTATTTCAGAATCATTTAAAAAATACAACTTAGGTGAACTACATAATAGAAAGCTTTGTACTATTGATTTATCAAAAAGAACAATTGAAGCTCAAAGATATGGTTTAGACTTTTTAAAAGATTTATTACATATAGATATAGATACTCAACATAGAGCCTATAGTGATGCTCTAAGTACGACTTATATCTTAAAAGAATCCCTTTCAAAATTGCCAGAGAAAATTTTAACAGCTGAAGATTTGATAGCTTTTTCAAAATCTGATAATATAATAAATAGTAAAAATAACCAAGCAAAACAAAACAGAGAAAATAAAACAGAAAAGGAAGATTGA
- a CDS encoding 2-oxoglutarate synthase subunit alpha — protein MSRELICTGNELAAIASVDAGCEFFSGYPITPSSEVMHTISDLLPASGGAAIQMEDEIAGICAALGASMSGKKSLTATSGPGISLKAENIGLGFIAEVPLVIINVMRGGPSTGLPTRVAQGDILQAKNPTHGDYNSITLCAGNLSECYTETVRAFNLADRFMQPVFVLLDETIGHMSGKAVIPTLEEIKKSIFYRKTFDGNPEDYEPYNVPSDQPAVLNPMFKGYKYHYTGLHHDFNGHPTEDETMCENLIERLFNKVDEHLDEIESYEEYMLDDADMMIIAYGSLSLSAKEAVNRLREEGIKVGLFRPITLWPSPAKKIKELCDRFEKVLVCELNLGQYIQEIQRASQRLEFDTLFKANGRPIAPLEIIKKIKGM, from the coding sequence ATGTCAAGAGAATTAATATGTACAGGAAATGAATTAGCAGCTATTGCATCTGTTGATGCAGGATGTGAGTTTTTTTCTGGATATCCTATTACTCCCTCAAGTGAAGTTATGCATACAATTTCAGACTTACTTCCAGCCTCAGGTGGTGCTGCTATTCAAATGGAAGACGAAATAGCAGGGATTTGTGCAGCACTTGGTGCTTCAATGAGTGGAAAAAAATCACTAACAGCTACAAGTGGACCAGGTATTTCACTAAAAGCTGAAAATATTGGTCTTGGATTTATAGCAGAAGTTCCCCTTGTAATCATAAATGTAATGAGAGGAGGACCATCAACTGGACTTCCTACTCGTGTGGCACAAGGTGATATTTTACAAGCAAAAAATCCTACACATGGGGATTATAACTCTATTACTTTATGTGCTGGAAATCTATCTGAGTGTTATACTGAGACAGTTCGGGCATTTAATTTAGCTGATAGATTTATGCAACCTGTATTTGTGTTACTAGATGAAACAATTGGACACATGAGTGGAAAAGCAGTTATTCCTACACTTGAAGAGATAAAAAAGAGTATCTTTTATAGAAAAACTTTTGATGGCAATCCAGAAGATTATGAACCATATAATGTACCTTCAGACCAACCAGCAGTTTTAAATCCTATGTTTAAAGGATATAAATATCACTACACTGGACTTCACCATGACTTTAATGGACATCCAACTGAAGATGAAACAATGTGTGAAAACTTAATAGAGAGGTTATTTAATAAAGTTGATGAACATCTAGATGAAATAGAATCATATGAAGAGTATATGCTAGATGATGCTGATATGATGATTATAGCTTATGGATCACTTTCACTTTCAGCAAAAGAAGCTGTAAATAGACTAAGAGAAGAAGGTATAAAAGTAGGACTTTTTAGACCAATAACACTTTGGCCAAGTCCAGCTAAAAAAATCAAAGAGTTATGTGATAGATTTGAGAAGGTTTTAGTTTGTGAACTAAATCTTGGACAATATATTCAAGAGATACAAAGAGCAAGCCAAAGATTGGAATTCGATACTTTGTTTAAAGCAAATGGTAGACCAATAGCTCCACTTGAAATAATCAAAAAAATCAAAGGAATGTAA
- a CDS encoding 4Fe-4S dicluster domain-containing protein: protein MTSMETPLNTPVWIDAKRCKACDLCASVCPAGVLAMTYDSTSTLGSKVRIISKESCIGCGDCEYACPDFAISVATKHEYKFAKLTEESKQRARILKENNYRIKD, encoded by the coding sequence ATGACCTCAATGGAAACTCCACTTAATACACCAGTTTGGATTGATGCAAAAAGGTGTAAAGCATGTGACCTTTGTGCTTCTGTTTGTCCTGCAGGTGTTCTTGCTATGACATATGATTCTACTTCGACACTTGGTTCAAAGGTTAGAATCATCTCAAAAGAGTCATGTATTGGATGCGGTGATTGTGAATATGCTTGTCCTGATTTTGCAATAAGTGTAGCCACTAAACATGAGTACAAGTTTGCAAAACTAACAGAAGAGTCAAAACAACGAGCTAGAATACTAAAAGAAAACAATTACAGAATCAAGGATTAA
- the rpe gene encoding ribulose-phosphate 3-epimerase encodes MLVAPSILSADFGKLNEEITAICDGGCDLIHVDVMDGHFVPNMTLGPVVVNPVAKIATKPLDVHLMVENNTFFVDLFAPLKPEYISFHIESEKHPHRLIQKIRDYGIKPAIVLNPHSTPESIEYLLEDLDMVLLMSVNPGFGGQKFITSVVEKAKKLKELINKRNPNCLIEVDGGVNDKNIHELKDAGVDVVVAGSYVFSQDDYSKAIKSLQV; translated from the coding sequence ATGTTAGTTGCTCCTTCGATACTATCAGCTGATTTTGGTAAATTAAATGAAGAAATTACTGCAATCTGTGATGGTGGCTGTGATTTAATCCATGTGGATGTTATGGATGGTCACTTTGTGCCTAATATGACTTTAGGACCTGTTGTTGTAAATCCTGTGGCAAAAATCGCTACGAAACCCTTAGATGTACACTTAATGGTAGAAAACAATACATTTTTTGTGGACTTATTTGCTCCTCTTAAACCTGAATATATCTCATTTCATATAGAAAGTGAAAAACACCCACACAGACTTATTCAAAAAATAAGAGACTATGGAATAAAACCAGCAATTGTACTAAATCCACACTCAACTCCTGAGTCAATAGAGTATTTGTTGGAAGATTTGGATATGGTTTTACTTATGTCTGTTAATCCTGGATTTGGTGGACAAAAGTTTATTACAAGTGTTGTAGAAAAAGCTAAAAAATTAAAAGAGCTTATAAATAAAAGAAATCCAAACTGTCTTATTGAAGTAGATGGTGGAGTAAATGATAAAAATATCCATGAGCTAAAAGATGCGGGTGTTGATGTTGTTGTTGCAGGATCTTATGTATTCTCACAAGATGATTATTCAAAAGCTATAAAATCTCTTCAGGTATAA
- a CDS encoding HD domain-containing protein codes for MFSQEKYLKALNYAAKVHGEQKTPKGLPYITHLTSVAMEMMHACEQGDVKLEDADFVIQVALLHDVLEDTDATISELIEEFGDEIASGVEALTKDPTIESKKQQMAENINRLLTQSYAVQCVKLADRITNLQKPPQSWDNEKIYNYFQESKFILSCLKNANPFLSKRLEDKINIYRTYIK; via the coding sequence ATGTTTTCACAAGAAAAATACCTAAAAGCACTAAACTATGCTGCAAAGGTACATGGAGAACAAAAAACTCCCAAAGGATTACCTTATATTACTCATTTGACATCAGTTGCAATGGAGATGATGCATGCCTGTGAACAAGGTGATGTAAAACTAGAAGATGCAGACTTTGTAATACAAGTTGCTCTTTTACATGATGTATTAGAAGATACAGATGCAACTATAAGTGAACTAATAGAAGAGTTTGGAGATGAAATCGCAAGTGGAGTTGAAGCTCTAACAAAAGATCCAACAATAGAGTCTAAAAAACAACAAATGGCTGAAAATATAAATCGACTACTAACTCAAAGCTATGCAGTACAATGTGTAAAACTAGCAGATAGAATCACAAACTTACAAAAACCACCCCAATCTTGGGATAATGAGAAAATCTATAACTATTTTCAAGAATCAAAGTTTATACTTAGTTGTTTGAAAAATGCGAATCCATTTTTATCGAAGAGATTGGAAGATAAGATTAATATCTACAGAACCTACATAAAATAA
- a CDS encoding tRNA1(Val) (adenine(37)-N6)-methyltransferase, whose product MLLYQPQDGYCYNSDTHFLHHFINTNLKIFKNIKGELLDIGSGSGILGLLVARDNPRLNLNQCEVQEKFQELTKINSKNNKIESKIYKGKYQDINFDKTFDICVSNPPFYHTNVVKSENENIKIARYNDSMPLVDFISKTSKILNQNGKFFFCYDVKQLNDIMHLLNENKLNIESIQFVHPKFGKDATLVLIYARKNSKSLMRILSPIIVFDEKDFTKEVQGIYKVSSTHSIKVDI is encoded by the coding sequence TTGCTTCTATATCAACCACAAGATGGATATTGCTACAATAGTGATACTCACTTTTTACATCATTTTATAAATACAAATTTAAAAATCTTTAAAAACATAAAAGGTGAACTTTTAGATATAGGAAGTGGAAGTGGGATATTGGGACTTTTAGTTGCTAGGGATAACCCAAGATTAAATCTAAATCAATGTGAAGTTCAAGAAAAGTTTCAAGAGTTGACAAAGATAAATTCTAAAAATAATAAAATAGAATCAAAAATATACAAAGGTAAATATCAAGATATTAATTTTGATAAAACCTTTGATATCTGTGTTTCAAATCCACCTTTTTACCATACAAATGTAGTAAAAAGTGAAAATGAAAACATAAAAATAGCAAGATATAATGACTCTATGCCTTTAGTTGATTTTATATCAAAAACTTCAAAAATATTAAATCAAAACGGTAAGTTTTTCTTCTGTTATGATGTTAAGCAGTTAAATGATATTATGCATCTTTTAAATGAAAATAAATTAAATATTGAGTCCATACAATTTGTACATCCCAAGTTTGGAAAAGATGCTACTTTAGTATTGATTTATGCAAGAAAAAATTCAAAATCTTTGATGCGAATATTAAGTCCGATCATTGTATTTGATGAAAAAGATTTTACAAAAGAGGTTCAAGGTATTTATAAAGTATCTTCAACACATAGTATAAAAGTTGATATATGA
- a CDS encoding helix-turn-helix domain-containing protein, translated as MLEAYEQGHSQYVIAKIIGISQPAVNKIIRRNS; from the coding sequence ATATTAGAGGCATATGAACAAGGACATTCACAGTATGTAATTGCTAAAATAATCGGTATATCACAGCCAGCAGTTAATAAGATAATTAGGAGAAACAGTTGA
- a CDS encoding 2-oxoacid:acceptor oxidoreductase family protein: MSKILMRFTGVGGQGVLLAGAIFAAAKINAGGYGLKTATYTSQVRGGATVVDITLDDKEILYPYANDGEIDFMLSVAQVSYDQFKNGVKKGGVIVIEPNLVKPTEEDKKRWKIYEIPIITIAKEEVGNVITQSVLALAIANFMTGESIDNKILKETMLSKVPAKVHEINNKAFDLGLEYARQVSS; this comes from the coding sequence ATGAGTAAAATATTGATGAGATTTACAGGTGTTGGTGGTCAAGGAGTTTTACTAGCAGGTGCAATCTTCGCAGCTGCAAAAATCAATGCAGGTGGATACGGTCTAAAAACTGCCACATATACCTCACAAGTAAGAGGAGGAGCAACAGTTGTTGATATAACACTAGATGACAAAGAAATCCTATATCCATACGCAAATGATGGAGAAATAGACTTCATGTTATCAGTTGCCCAAGTTTCATACGACCAATTTAAAAATGGTGTAAAAAAAGGTGGAGTAATAGTAATAGAACCAAACCTAGTAAAACCCACAGAAGAGGACAAAAAAAGATGGAAAATCTACGAAATCCCAATCATCACAATAGCAAAAGAAGAAGTAGGAAATGTAATCACCCAATCAGTCCTAGCCCTAGCAATTGCTAACTTCATGACGGGAGAAAGTATAGATAACAAAATCTTAAAAGAGACAATGCTTTCAAAAGTACCAGCAAAAGTGCACGAGATAAATAACAAAGCCTTTGATTTAGGCTTGGAGTATGCTAGACAAGTGTCTAGTTAA
- a CDS encoding sensor histidine kinase: MKNYEKKSLVTTIALFFIPLLILASIVLYMYQVDKIKDIEQNILYKMKDYTFDFKGDEFSLDIVQDDKQKKLFKIYHCEEGLCAYFQIPTTGPYLLKVIYDKKKYEKVYQEFLIKIFKFSVVVSFFLLFLSVGFAMYSLRPMKEALRLLEDFLKDLIHDLNTPATSILLNSKLLRRRGDFEEIERIELSAKSISSLYKNLELITPNEMAKSEDVSLEELVNGKIEILHKLYPKIKFNKNMENLIIKSNKNALDRIIDNLLTNACKYNKKNGEVNISTNNQKLIIEDTGIGIKDVKKVFQRYYKENDTGLGIGMSIVKQLCDILDINITINSVIDKGTKIELTFK; this comes from the coding sequence TTGAAAAATTATGAGAAAAAATCACTTGTTACTACGATTGCTCTTTTTTTCATACCTCTATTAATACTTGCTAGTATTGTTTTATATATGTATCAAGTGGATAAAATAAAAGATATCGAACAAAATATTTTATACAAAATGAAAGATTATACCTTTGATTTCAAAGGTGATGAATTTTCACTAGATATTGTTCAAGATGATAAACAAAAAAAACTTTTTAAAATATACCATTGTGAAGAGGGACTTTGTGCCTATTTCCAAATCCCAACAACTGGACCATATCTTTTAAAAGTAATTTATGACAAAAAGAAGTATGAAAAAGTATATCAAGAATTTTTAATTAAGATTTTCAAATTCTCAGTTGTAGTCTCTTTCTTTCTTCTTTTTTTATCTGTTGGTTTTGCTATGTATTCACTAAGACCCATGAAAGAAGCTTTGCGTCTTTTGGAAGATTTTTTAAAAGACTTAATCCATGATTTAAATACTCCTGCAACTTCTATTTTGTTAAATTCTAAGTTATTAAGAAGAAGAGGGGATTTTGAAGAGATTGAGAGAATAGAACTTAGTGCTAAAAGTATCTCTTCTTTGTATAAAAATCTAGAGCTAATAACTCCAAATGAAATGGCAAAAAGTGAAGATGTTTCATTAGAAGAGCTTGTAAATGGTAAAATTGAGATTTTACATAAGTTATATCCCAAAATCAAATTTAACAAAAATATGGAAAATCTAATAATAAAAAGCAATAAAAATGCCCTTGATCGTATTATTGATAATTTATTAACAAATGCTTGTAAATATAACAAGAAAAATGGAGAAGTAAATATAAGTACAAATAATCAAAAACTTATAATAGAAGATACAGGAATAGGCATAAAAGATGTAAAAAAAGTATTTCAAAGATATTATAAAGAGAATGATACAGGGCTTGGTATTGGTATGAGTATTGTAAAACAGCTTTGTGATATTTTGGATATAAATATTACTATAAATAGTGTGATTGATAAGGGTACAAAGATAGAACTTACTTTTAAATAG
- a CDS encoding lysozyme inhibitor LprI family protein, producing MKNIFLILIFFSSLIFAENVKFYKPSFDCNNVKKGTAEYIICANEYLSKDDKELNNLYSQLLKNVSKEKIELIKESQYKWIRERQRNCNTESCISMAYIDRKKELQMLFFENVTFKSFTFDNEPIHPGCLYELLSELNGDHIVKKIDLINCTKSNKYIMPIETITINNQKYIRALVDNKEIYTQYHLIKYLGHGLYEFEIMSYPAKSGTIVSKEKIIVKLDKDSFYTSIWSDGQDYIYKKDYLELQLLLNITDRDGAKLKQQYEKIKQKIINKYSQKGDENSGDRMLN from the coding sequence GTGAAAAATATATTTTTAATCTTAATATTTTTTAGTAGTTTAATTTTTGCAGAAAATGTAAAATTTTACAAGCCAAGTTTTGATTGTAACAATGTTAAAAAAGGTACTGCAGAATATATTATATGTGCTAATGAATATTTATCAAAAGATGATAAAGAGTTAAATAATCTTTATTCTCAATTACTAAAAAATGTTTCAAAAGAAAAAATTGAACTAATTAAAGAAAGTCAATACAAATGGATTAGAGAACGACAAAGAAATTGCAATACAGAAAGCTGTATATCAATGGCATATATTGATAGGAAAAAAGAACTTCAAATGCTTTTTTTTGAAAACGTTACATTTAAAAGTTTTACTTTTGATAATGAGCCTATTCATCCTGGATGTTTATATGAATTGCTATCTGAGCTTAACGGTGATCATATTGTTAAAAAAATAGATTTAATTAATTGTACTAAAAGTAATAAATACATTATGCCAATTGAAACGATAACCATTAACAATCAAAAATATATTAGAGCACTAGTTGACAATAAAGAAATATACACACAATATCACTTAATTAAATATTTGGGACATGGATTATATGAATTTGAGATTATGAGTTATCCAGCAAAAAGTGGGACAATTGTATCAAAAGAAAAAATAATAGTTAAGCTAGATAAAGATTCTTTTTATACATCTATTTGGTCTGATGGGCAAGATTATATATATAAAAAAGATTATTTAGAACTTCAATTATTACTAAATATTACTGATAGAGATGGTGCAAAGTTAAAGCAACAATATGAAAAAATAAAACAAAAAATCATTAATAAGTATAGCCAAAAAGGAGATGAAAATTCAGGGGATAGGATGCTTAATTAA